TACTTTGGGGACAAGTTCTCGCTATTAACTAGTTACTTATtagaatgcatattactagcatattggctgtttgttggtacttataaagtacatattaatgccttactctgcatgaccatattttagatcccctAATCCTACTTCATgcctaaatttaacaactgtCTTACTAACTGTTtaaaaagcagcaaattaggagattgaggcaaaagttaataattaaaatttgacCTTAAAATAACATAACCTCATTTACTCATCTCTATGCTTTTTGTTCTTCCATGACACAAAAGTTCTCAAAGATGTTCACAAAGGTGATGTTCTCagctaaatataatgtaatattagcCAGTATGACTCAAAAGCTGCTATATTTCAGTGAAGGCAAATGTGAACTTTTATCAgttgtcattaaaaacaaatgtacattCAGAAGAGTCGGATCCATATTCAGCCTAGTTCATCAGTCCTCCGTAATACCAACCAGTTTAAGCTgcggtcggtaacttttgacgctctagcggttaataaacagaacagcttgcgtcttgcggaagaacatcgtagccggaactacttctctctgtttatgtctatgaagaatcgcaaaggtactgggttactccgccgcggtacccccgaagcaatctaaaatagtccgaatataaacacttattataggtgtaccctagtgattcaggacaagctaaaacacggtttggaaaatggatggtGTACTCGCTTGTTacgttcatttttctacattttgaacataaacaaagttatggaccgcagctctgattggttgttttttaccgggagcggatgactttctgcaaatggcaataggagcactgggaggagccagaggagcttgattttttttttttcacagattatctgtctcatattctactgtcaggacataatgacaggtttaataaatatgtaaaaaatatttttttacaaaagttccctacagcacctttaactgcATTCACTCTAGCTAGTCAGACACATGGAGACACTCGTCCAGCTTCCACTAATATGCTCCTGTCATCTGTTTGGTAATGGGGCTGTAATGTGCTTCACGTCACCTCTGAAACGAGCGCAGCAGCTGTGTCTGTTATTTTGGTCAAGTTGAGCAACACTCTGACACGTTTGTGTCCTTCACTTTCAGGGTTCTGGACAGACTGTAAGCTACCCGACTATGAGGAGGTGATCGCCCATCCGCCCACGCCCCCTCCGCCCTACTCAGAGTCACCCCCTGACGTCCCAGTGCTCGCCAGCAGGACGGAAGCGGCCGTGGTCCTGGAGCCGCCTGTGCCTGAGACGGCTGTGGAAGTGGACGAGGACGAGGAGCCCAATGGGCGGCGCAGACATGTGACGGGCGACTCGGGCATcgaggtgtgtgtgtgccagCTGGACGAGGGTTCGGGGCCCGAGGAGGAATCGCTGTGTCAGGGAGCCGACGGCGGCTGCTGCTCCGAGTGTGAAACCCTTGCCAGCAAAGAGCTCTCGGCCGAACCCGCTGCCACCACCGACCGCCAGGTGTGACAGCCCGTCAGTATCAGGAATGAGGGAGTTTGTGACAGACTTTTTCTACAGTCTTGACTGCGTCGTGTTTGTCCGTTTCCCAGCATCCCTCTCGCTTTCTTCTAACAGACTGAGCGATTGATCCACACAACTGTTTGTTTCTCACAGCTGCACCGAGACTTCAGCCCAgagcgagacacacacacacacacagatcgacACATATGTCTCCTCCCGCAGGAGACACGCACGCACTGTCTCAAACACACAGGGTGGCACATGTTCTTTTTTATGATGTTTGTGTGCTGAGGAATCCCATGAGAGCCGGTCGAGCAGATAAAAACACAGTCAGCTGATCGTCTCGTGTGTGTGTATCTCATCGTGGCCTTACCTGTTTCATACACTGCTGTAAACAAGCTTGTGTTGATCTGGATGTGGCGTcccgtgtttgtgtgtgacctGCTGCAGTCACATGATTTATGATCTATGATTTATGTTTATTGGTGAAGCACAGATATGATCAGAAGATGCCACAAAAGGCGGCGATGAGTGTCATGTCGTAGAGGAAGACTGACGTTTACCTGCATTAAGGGCTAAAATTAAGATCAGAATGTTTCATTTGGTATTCTGATGTCAGTCGTGTTTGTTTCCGTGAATGCTTGTCTCTGTCAACCCTCTGAACATGGCTGCAAACCCTGTTTTGTTTCCTGTTGCACTGAAGGACGCTGTCATCCTCTCAAAATTCTTTAACTCCATCCCAATTCTCACAAAGTTTACAGATTCTGTGCCTTTCCTGGTGTAGATCTAGATGAACTAACTAACTAGGCTATGCAAAAAATGAGGACTCTCTTTTGTGAGCTGCATTAGCGCGGCGGCATCTGTTTAGCAATACCGTTCATGTTCACGTGATTCAAACAACTCCTTTTCTctataatcaaatcaaataagttCATGTTCATTTCTTCACCGGACACTCATTACTGTGTCTGTCCTGTCATAGAGTTTGTTTCCCTTAGTTTGTGTACTTACTCTGTTCACAATGCCTCGTTTCTTATGGATTGATCACCATTTACAGGTGAAATCTGAGGCGTTTTGGATCATTTCAGGTTTCAGATTTTGTTTTGAGCACGCTTGTGTCAATCACATTACATAGGTGCTCTCAAACATAAAGCCTTTGACATTGAGCAGCTCCAAGTCTGTTGTCAAATGTGTGTTTATAATACAGACATTTAATACCAAGCCAAATCACAGCGCAAATCTGCATCATGGCACAGTTCTATAAGCATGAGCTGTTGACTTCATACTCCTTTATAATAGTAGTGCTCAGCTTAAGTGTGTAATGCATTTTAAGGCCAATTCACAGCGTACAAATAAACGGCAACAAACACGTTTTTGAGGGGTTTTGTCTGATCCGTGTGTTCCCCTTTTGGGGTTTATTTTCGTCTGAGTGAACATATTCAATCAGCATTTGTCAGTGTCTGTTGCTAAAGTGTAAACATGACAGTTATTTTTCATAAACTTCTAAATCACACGGGCAACTTTTTTATTGGTGTTTGTCTGTGCGGTGTGAATTGGCCTATACTTGACTCATCTGACAGTCCGTGAGGTTTTCTAATAGTAactagtgatgatgatgatgatttctgCCAAATAGCAGCTGATTTGGAAATGCTCACAGATCTCCAGACACGTTTGTGGTTCCAGCACTGAAAGCTGTGTGGCATTTCTACTGTCGGTTCTTTAGTAAGACGTCTGCTGTGTCTCTATagtcatttgtattttatttttgtaataaaagtaataaaccaGCTTTGGCACTGAGCCGTCCCTGTGTGTTTTTGATGTTCATCTGCTCACATCATTATGTTTGACTGAGACAACATACTGTACTGATGATGACTAATAGAAATCTGTAGTGTGGAAATAAATCTGCAGGCAATTCTTGACCAACTTGGTACTAATATCTGGGGGGGTAAAATCACTTGCAGAACTCCTGCTGATAGAGTACAATCTTCATATTTACAGTAACAGATTGTCACATTAAAAGTTGTGCTTATGAGCCTTAGCTACAGCAATTGCTGTCACTATGTCCTCCATATCCTTTGTATGTTCCATTCAATTGTTGAGTTTAAACTGAAATTAGTGCCACTGCTGACAGCCTCTCTTGACCTGaggaatggttttttttttttcagctttgctAGTTTTATTAGTTGACAACTATGTTAAATCAACCAATTTAATGCAGAAGAGCTAAATAAATTGGtaaagtaaatgtaataaaacCCTACATTTTTAAAGCCTTTTTCGATAGATTTTTTTGGCTCTGCCAttcatgaaaaatacattttctccTGGTGGAAAACAAAGAGTTAagatgaaaatgatgaaattacCATTATATCCAGTAGATGGAAGCAGAGGATCACCCATTAGCTCAGTTGCCTTTTTATCTACCTATTTTTGTTCATGTCTTGCTTttggatttattataaaatatgaagtATAGCAAGTACAGGAAGTCACAAAGTTTCATGCCCAATATGCTCAGACACCAACAATGCAAAATCATTTAAACACTTATCTAGTTAACTACAAATTAAGTTAATTATTAAtagtataataattaaataatgccttaaatattttgacttttaattatttaatttaaaaattagatTGTTCAAACATTGCAAAAAAGGACACATCAAAGAAGAGCTTTAAGTGATATTTACCTGTAGAAGCTGCTAAAGGCAACACAGACTTGTTGCTGCCTTAGTTTTGTTACTCTGAATTTAATATGCATCACTTAAAGCACAGCTCTGTTTTGACATTGGCTCGTCAGATAGTTCATTCCATCTATTGCTACAGGTATCACCGTTAATCGCGGATCAAGTTTGGCAGATTCACTAACACCCTAACcctgttcacaaatctgtctaaatctgtgttagtgagcacttctcctttaatGAGATAAGATACTAATTAGACatcatgattattgcacaggtgtgccttaggctgcaTTATCacgctgcaacatgaggtgatggttgtgGATGAATGGCAAAACAATGgacctcaggatctcgtcacagtatcgctgtgcattcaaaatgccatcaataaaatgcaactGTGTTCGTTTTCTATATCATACGCCTGCCCCTACTAAAAACCCCACCGTCACCATgagccactcgatccacaacgttgacatcagcaaaccgctcacccacacatgacgccatacacactgtctgccatctgacctgtacagtgaaaaccaggattcatccgtgaagagaacacctttccaaagtgccagacaccattgaatgtgagcatttgcctaCTAAAGTCAGTTAGGatgatgaactgcagtcaggttgagACTCAGATGAGGATgacaagcatgcagatgagcttccctgatatagtttctgacagtttgtgcagaaattctttggttatgcaaaccagTTGTTGCAGCATctgtccgggtggctggtctcagatgatcttggaggtgaagatgctggatgtggagctCCTGGGCTGCCTTTATGAGGCCGGTTtaatgtactgccaaattctctgaaatgcctttggagacAGCTTATGGTAGAggaatgaacattcaattcaatgGCAAAAGCTCTAGTGGACATTcatgcagtcagcatgccaaatgcacgctccctcaaaacttgcgacatctgtggcaatgtgttgtgtgataaaactggacattttagagtggccttttattgtggccagcctaccTGTTCAAttatcatgctgtctaatcagcatcttgatatgctacACCTgagaggtggatggattatctcagcaaagaagtgctcactaacacagatttaggcagatttgtgaacaatatttgagaaataGCCCTttttgtacatagaaaaagtcttagatctttgggTTCATGTCATGAAAAAGAGGGCAAAAAcgaaagtgttgcatttataatttgcatttataatataataatttgcattTATAATATGTTCAGTATAGTAAAAACCGAGCAAAGGGCACTTCCATTATCACTAGGGTAGCCAAAAATTACATTGTGTTGGACGCAGAGCAAATTGGGTGGGCCTAGCTTAAAATACATCTGTTATCAAAatatagatagagagagactgcagaaaaaaagatgaaaatttcagagaaacaaaacattcaaaagaaTGGTTTTGATCAGGAAAGGGGTAGGACCCGCTTAAATATTGGAGCAGATTTCGAGCAGTGGAGAAACTCAAGGAGCGGAAAGGCCTGGAATCGGATGCCATGCTTTGTTTCTTCTTTATAGACAAGTTACACTGATTTTTACTTTGAGTGACCATAGTAATGCACACTTATTGATGATTATCACTTATTTTTATCGCTTTCACTTATCGTCATTGTCAACATAGTACATGTAGATTCCTCATTAGCGACTGTTACTATAGGCCAATATACGTAAACTGTCCACTATATTCGAAGGGTCAACTTGACaccaattaaaaaatgttaatattgagttaataaattttaaaacacaaaccaacacattCTCACCTGTGAAAGGTTATCCCATTTCTTTGGGAATTTAAATCCTGGTGGATTTTACAACCATCGGCTGTGCAGGATTGTGGCATCTTCGAATATTCATTGAATATTATGGTGAATGATGTAAAGTTGCCATTAGCAAGATCGAGGGACATGTCTGCATGCTTGGAGTTGTCAACGAGGCAGCCATCTACCTATACATATCTATAATGTAAATGACCATTGATGAAGAAGACCAAGAAGAAAGCAGCAGCATATCATGCTTTTTCCTTAGCAGTCGGTTTCCAGTGGTGACCCATCGATTTGttgctctgttgagaatgtcttgtGTCTTAAAACCAAAGTActttaaggcaagtcatgtcactcggcaGCCATCTTTGAAATGTCTCTTAGGCAGGGAAGTGCAGCTCCCATCTCTTTAAATAgggaaacatcaaattaaataatgttcaCCAAACTTAAGATTAAATTCCATATTTGAAATaaccaatgaaatctgacaacggtttcataaatgttgtttcCGTCGCTCTaatagcattaaataaaaaagcttaTTATTCAGACTAGACCAACCAGTGTGCATGTGCAGTCCTAAGCTTGCGTCTCAGAACATTGAATGTTTCAATAGCACACAGGACTTCTAACGTCAGCTGCAGTGACACAATGACTTTAGTGATTAGCTTTTTTATTCAAAAGGCGGAGCTTCCTTCGATAGAGCAGCCatattgagcattgcattttCCCCCAATTCCATACTATACGAGTGACACGTATTGGGTACTCTAATCTTTGATTAAAACCGAGAACATATTCTGAGTTGACTGAATTTACTCCTGGATGCATTTTTGGAACCAGCATACCTCAAGTAAACAAGGTTTTGGCCAATTTACCGAGAGTTCAAGGTATATGTTACGGTAAATTAAccttgctttctggaatacaccttGGATTATGTTAACTATACATAAACTTTCAATTATGCTGCTTCATACAGACTGGTGTTTGTCAAACGGTGTTTACTGCTCCTTTATTCTTCTACTTTATTAACAGTAGTGGCTAATGTATCGAAACTCTGACCCATTTACAGGAAATTACTGACTTCTGACAGATGCTCAACCTCAACAATATGGGTGGTTTTTATCTTCAAATGCTGCAGAGACAGACAAATTCATGCACATTATGAGAGGCAATTTACAAAATAGTATTCGTGACTcaattaagattttaaatgtctAATGTTTATTTGTCATCTTTAATGGAGCAACTGAAGTGTTAATGGAAATTCAATTCTTTGATGCTGTCATTTCAGATGTCAAACAACAAGGATTTCTACTCAGGCCATACCGAAAAGGGGAGAGGTGAAGGTACTAGTCCTGAATCCTCCTTGTGATTTTGTGCTGTCCTCTCCGGTCATCCATAATCAGCTCAAACTCATCTGCACACTTTCCAGCAAAATAGCTCTTTTACAAAGAAGTGAAACGTAGATGACTCGAGTACAGTCGCAGATTTTAACACATTATCACTGCATATCACACACTAAATGATCACACAACTTCAATGCTGATTCATTATGGTAACATCAGGAGgaattttcagtatttttcaacaggtttcttttttttttttttttacttaaaagtaGTCTTTCAGATTCACTTGACCTGGAGAATGGTCTTTCATTACAGAGTGAAGACTGATGTCCATCTGATTTTCAATAACATCTACAGATCTGAGTCTTGATGATAGACATcattgtatttgttcatttagaTGGGAGTAGGAAAGTTACTCTTAGTCTTAGAAAGTCGTTGTATTACAGTGTTCAACTCCAAACCTGAAAAAATGTCACCTGCCTATTGACTCAATAATCCTGAAAATACTGAATAGCTTGTTAAGGCATGTTTGATTAGAGTTAGAGCTGAACGCTGCAGCACAGCACTAGCATTTACATTCAGCTCAGAGTGACACATTTTCAAGTGTTGAATGCTCAGTGTTTAGCATTACAGTAGTGGCATACAGATAAAAGGGCATAAaagcaacaacattttcatttcaattccATAAGATCATTAGATTTCCCATTTGAATAGAGACAAATaatcattttgccaaaaaaaacaacaagatgGTGCATGCtctgtacaataaataaataataaagaataaatattgGGTCTGTTATGTGAATGAAGGCAGCAGAAGCGCAGGATGCAGGGAGAGTTCAGATCTTGTGATGCTCTCATCATCATGTCATCTGAAGCTGGAACCTGACAACGGGTGAGGTCCAAATGGTCAGAACTTCAGTGGACCACATCATTCACAGAGTACAGAAACATTCAGACAGGAAGTGCTGAGATGAGAACGGGTCAGTAGAAGCGTTTCCGTCTGCTTTCGCTCCAGTGTCCGTACAGCACGAGTCCCACAACCACCAGGAGAAACACACCCAGCATGGAGAAGAGCACGCTGAAGAAGATGGCGATGCTGCTCATGCCCTCTGCATCTGTGTACgctgagatacacacacacacacacacacacatcacatgtctGCGTGTGTCAGCATGCACTACTCTTCAACAGCTCATACTCACGTCTCAGTAGCTCCATGTTGTCCACGCTGGGTATCAGCACCTCCTGCTCCTCCACATCCTCTTGTTTGCTGCGCAGGATGGTCAGCTGGTAGAGCTTCATTGAGATCAGGTCATGgttatctgacacacacacacaaacacacacacacacacacacacacaggagctgAGCAGTGGATCATGAGATGGATCATGTGAAGCAGTCGTGTGTGTGCCTTTCAGGGAAAATTATTCTGATGATCATGTAATCTAATGATCATTAGGTTGATTAATCGATGATTTCACTAGTTAACCACTAGGGTTTGATCAATTATTAAGCtcttgtaattatttaaaatgtagaaaaaaatttttttttgcaggcgCAGAACGAccacatgcaatgcagcgaaaattacagctgtttggaaaaaaataagcatttttacttggttttatgggcacttgaagccttcagaacgtgaaaatatcgatcctaaagtattgtggcagagcaaatgaacacctcccaaaaacaagagtgcccagagtgctgcttatgtgatggtagcgcatgtttgtgtttctgagttcattctttcgagtttctctatgcataatttcatagatatgtggctatatttaaccactggttcacctaaaactcttacactatctgtagttaaatggcatggtttgatatagtgctcaggtaaatttgatctaagtaaatgttaaacttctgaaattcagaaaaaaagaaccacatattgatgaatcaatacatgaaaattatgtatctgtgtcctgttatttatcttttggtatgcatttcagaaaaaaaaaaatggttagtattcaggtgtaattgcaaatagtgattaatcatgattaatccactgaaaattctgattaatttgattaatttttatgTTAACTCATTTTATGTTGACTGAGGCATTACAGTGCCCCGCTGGTCAAATCATGTTATTGCAGATCCTtacattacacaatattactattCAAGAACAAAACTATTTGCTGATAATGTTGACTAACGGTTTCAGTAGCGTTTATCACCTGACAGATCTCCAGTGATGGCTGAAATGCCAAAGTAGAAGCCCTGCGGCAGACGCACGCCAGGAACGTCCAGACAGTCTCTCCATTCGTGCTGCCCGTCGATGTCAAGCATGATCTGCACCAAACACACACGTCAGTGTGACATCAGGAAGGACAGTCTGGGTCTATGGCAGGCGTCCCTCACCGTGAGTCTGCGCCGGACATATCTGATGAACAGGAAGGTGTCGTGCTTCAGGTTGCGCACCATGGCGTTACAGCCGCCTAGTTCTGTGGGCCGCCCATCCCGCTCGTGATCGTAGCTTATGGTGCCATTGCCCACCATGGCCAACACGTACGGGAATATCCTCTGATGACAAGCAGAAGAGACGACAGCAGAATGAACTTAGCATGTGATCAACTACTAGTCAACAGAAAATCACTTATGATAGTCAGTGAACTAGTGAGCGGTTTATTACCTGTGTGCGGGGCGTGTATCTCTTCCTCTGGGCCTAAAAACAGACACATACAAACGGAACAGGCACACATGATCAGAAATGACTGATTTACACTGCGGTTAAACTGTCCTGGTTGGATTGACTAGGGAAGTGTTCACCAGAATCAGACACATAAACCTCTGTTGATCAGAACAGAGTGTACAGGAATGAGTGAAACATGAGTGGAGATGGAAACGTCAACATGTTCTCTTGAATCAGGTTTGAAATACAAACTAAAAATACGAACACGCTCTGTGTGATTCTTCAGATCTCTTCGTGAAACTCGTCTAAAGATACTGTGCTGCTATAAACGATCTCTTCATGTAAGAAATGGACTGAATGAAGGCAAGATCTTTGTGTGGACCGTATCAGAGTCCTAAATACACAAATACCACCGCAtgaatctttaaataaataaactgagatTTCCTTCTGAAACACAACAGAAAACAACAGATTTGCAAATTTTCTAAGTCTCTTTTTCTAAGTCCTACACACAGATACATACTGTAATGTCATTGATCGTGCTGGCAGTGTTTGATTTCTGTACCTCCATGAGTTTCTCCTCGTTGGGGTAGGTGTCCACAAACACGCCAAGTCCTGTGAAGAAATCCCTGTTTCCAAACACCGGACCTGCAGACAGGTGAGGGATAATCTACAGTTATTAGCAAACAAACACtgaccagagatcagtctcgactCAATGAAACGAGCATCTGCAGCTTTGACCTTTCTGCATGCGCTCCTTGGTGTACCAGATGGCCAGACCGTCTCCATTCAGATTCTTCTTCCCCTGACCGTGAATCTTAAAGTGCACCTGTAGTTCCCAGTCCCTCAGATGACacggctacacacacacacaaccataaaaatacacacacagtgtCTAGTCATGAACCAATGAACCATTTCCTCTGCTTTTAGGACTAGTTAATGGTTAGGGCGGCGTTGGTTAGAGTTAtgattatatttgtttaataagaAAATCGTAGTAAGCACACTAGTAAGTGATGCTGACTTACTATTCGGCTCCAAATAGCTCCCTGTTTGCTTTGCTGGTCTGGAGTGAGACGCACGTGATCGGTGGTGACCAGAGCGTCTCCCATCTGCTCCCAGTGAGATGAACCCGACACACCgatacctgaaacacacacacatcatacaaTACACAACACATACATGTTAGGATTTCGTGTTTTCTAGGTTAATTCCATAGATGTTATGGTTttaatactgtacaaactgtattttctatccccttactCTAACCctagccctaaacctacccatcacaggaaattctgcatttttacaattaaaataaacttcattctgtatggtttataacctgttttcctcatggggaccaaaaaaatatatataatagttccccctcaaggtaaaaataaaattactgctATTACTATCTTTGTGGGTAACGTAGACTAACCATGTTCCGTACACTTTTCGCTATTCACCGCACGCCAGTGACCACTCCTCCGTTGTAGAAAGACATACAAGCATGCTTGTGTgcgcatcttcttcttctttagggTTTATCGACAGCTTGCATCCATTATTGTTGCACTACCGCCATCTTCCggatttattttcctttaatatcCATTTACATCCTATTCTTATCAGACCtgttcttgattaaaaaaaaaaaaccaaaatatTTCCTCTGCTTTGTTCTTTCTCCTCACTTTGCAGTATTTCCCTCATTCCTGTCTCTATTATTCCAACTTTTCCTAACTCTTCCATCATATTTTTCCTCTGTTCTTCATATTGTTTGCAACTCAACAACACATGCTCTATAGTTTCTGCAACCTGACAACAACCACAAAAACCAGTTGGGTGCTTTTTTATAATGTGTAATGTGCTATTCAGATTACTATGACCTATCCTTAATCTTGTCATAACTATTTATTCTTTTCTATTCCCTCCCCTATTCTTCACAACCCCTACTTTATTTTGAATAGCATACAAATGTCTCCCTTTAGTTTCCCTGTCCCACTGATTTTGCCAT
The sequence above is drawn from the Carassius auratus strain Wakin chromosome 5, ASM336829v1, whole genome shotgun sequence genome and encodes:
- the wbp1 gene encoding WW domain-binding protein 1, which gives rise to MLQKLLGSVVGLLCTGTCLVQGKEFCFGVNNEQYRCEMGYCCGETECCTYYYELWWFWLVWTLIIMLSCCCAYRHRRVKMRLQQEQRQREISLMAYQGASSSFVTPPPLNLRFWTDCKLPDYEEVIAHPPTPPPPYSESPPDVPVLASRTEAAVVLEPPVPETAVEVDEDEEPNGRRRHVTGDSGIEVCVCQLDEGSGPEEESLCQGADGGCCSECETLASKELSAEPAATTDRQV
- the lman2la gene encoding lectin, mannose-binding 2-like a isoform X1 produces the protein MISGSSLILFAVISVSLCDDGHEMEEFLKREYSLSKPYQGIGVSGSSHWEQMGDALVTTDHVRLTPDQQSKQGAIWSRIPCHLRDWELQVHFKIHGQGKKNLNGDGLAIWYTKERMQKGPVFGNRDFFTGLGVFVDTYPNEEKLMEAQRKRYTPRTQRIFPYVLAMVGNGTISYDHERDGRPTELGGCNAMVRNLKHDTFLFIRYVRRRLTIMLDIDGQHEWRDCLDVPGVRLPQGFYFGISAITGDLSDNHDLISMKLYQLTILRSKQEDVEEQEVLIPSVDNMELLRPYTDAEGMSSIAIFFSVLFSMLGVFLLVVVGLVLYGHWSESRRKRFY
- the lman2la gene encoding lectin, mannose-binding 2-like a isoform X2, producing MRTQACLYVFLQRRSGHWRAVNSEKCTEHGIGVSGSSHWEQMGDALVTTDHVRLTPDQQSKQGAIWSRIPCHLRDWELQVHFKIHGQGKKNLNGDGLAIWYTKERMQKGPVFGNRDFFTGLGVFVDTYPNEEKLMEAQRKRYTPRTQRIFPYVLAMVGNGTISYDHERDGRPTELGGCNAMVRNLKHDTFLFIRYVRRRLTIMLDIDGQHEWRDCLDVPGVRLPQGFYFGISAITGDLSDNHDLISMKLYQLTILRSKQEDVEEQEVLIPSVDNMELLRPYTDAEGMSSIAIFFSVLFSMLGVFLLVVVGLVLYGHWSESRRKRFY